Proteins from one Xiphophorus hellerii strain 12219 chromosome 8, Xiphophorus_hellerii-4.1, whole genome shotgun sequence genomic window:
- the sowahb gene encoding uncharacterized protein sowahb isoform X2: MATDFTQDAVLVFLQRCGGSARNTELLAHFVPYLRENPDNVGNRDLFKSFVNSVATVSKVDGVSTVILRKKYRGYVSGDGSGRDSAEPGPVGASLSPAVSLAPPGDTERNPALPAAGIVVESGARLKYGENPSPEPVQVRNRVPELSEIPYQSKTEEQNRLVSAAGAPAVRHQDYIPEPIRWQEMPQESFIPAPTRRQEAPHQDRFPEPIRGQDYGPNGGHVVNHQGYTPRPTGRHEVPQQDFPHMPSRRVDKPHQGTVPEPVRGHIVGRQDHAPDPGERWDPPNQETVSEPNKGRIVSRQDHAPEPIRGQKTSHQKRIAEPFRGHVGNRQDLFPGPVRGQQVLHQSPFPAPNRRWDAPHQDPRGYVISRVPEPNRGQNVFYQDPSRDPLRGSQPPTSQPPRGQQSFYQVPQNPEHLRGWEVPYQDPIPEYLSGQQVPQNLEPLRGQRIPYQVPQIPERFRGQEIYYEDPVPEAFRGQNVYYQDPIPEYLSGHQVPQNLEPLRGQQVPQNPEPLRGQRIPYQIPQNPERFRGQEISYEDPVPEAFRGQNVFYQDPIPEYLSGHQVPQNLEPLRGQQGPQNLEPLRGQQMSYDPVPEHIRGQEIYFPDSIPDLHREQKIPYQDPIPEYFSGQQIPQNPEHLLTAGPPEPERNIEPLRRQQVHQNLEPPNGQEVPQNPELHRVHQKNPEPLQRQQVPQSQEPLKGQQVLQNLEPHKGQHISQSPELCKVHQKNLEPPKEQQVPKSPELRREQKISFLDLVPESDPGQQSPPQDPEPVGGPEPAPQLHQAPARRFRHRQSYRSAVSQDDDKEEEDVQIRRGSAGGPWPLNVPLSDVARAMSASSPCVIESPAPPSSSSGNKVPQIYIQNSDVEVPASRSHSESGSRPEPGPVPVESMRRSLPLEAEFNTERLHDKRAARTSEPIRPNQNQRLSSSQSDIFDPPSDARSSVSDWPPSGSSRTQTGSGADEPAVSSTSLEVLQESNRTILEPPARRSILKMSFHQSMGNLCDDVSPPSRKLYLSSDHLNDSQQYASRGSSLNQSTDELYDDMKSSKTSIDSPHVKLRSAAARRMSSRLRNRICRSLGTDLDQEEPGGGPEDARLERLHRISSSLSLPHHLSSSSLSSSTTPPRCPSPIASEGGRKESRKSLHSHNARQSAIPLEAQEHDWMVKAAAGAWPDVYALFRSDSSLLNRQDFISGFTVLHWMAKHGDHRVINTLSYGVEQKGLSFDVNAKSTAGQTPLHIAAMHGHKNVIRLLVKKLEADVKLRDVAGKKAWQYLSDRSPDILELLAAPPKAALTRGAENADPGLKPPKQQRNRLRHHFSSASSGQRPQTLAGMVKVNRSTSIAALLKPKPLQRF; the protein is encoded by the exons ATGGCCACAGACTTCACTCAGGACGCGGTTCTGGTTTTCCTGCAGCGCTGCGGCGGCTCGGCGAGAAACACCGAACTGTTGGCCCACTTCGTGCCCTACCTGCGGGAAAATCCGGACAACGTCGGGAACCGAGATCTCTTCAAGAGTTTTGTCAACTCCGTGGCAACCGTGTCGAAGGTCGACGGGGTGTCTACCGTGATCCTCAGGAAGAAGTACAGAGGATATGTTTCTGGTGACGGTTCGGGCAGAGACTCCGCCGAACCGGGTCCGGTCGGAGCCAGCTTGTCGCCGGCGGTAAGCCTCGCCCCTCCGGGAGACACCGAGAGGAATCCCGCCCTGCCTGCGGCTGGGATCGTGGTGGAGAGCGGCGCCAGGCTGAAATACGGAGAAAACCCGAGTCCAGAACCCGTCCAGGTACGAAACCGGGTCCCAGAACTTTCAGAGATTCCTTATCAGAGCAAAACAGAGGAACAGAACAGGCTGGTTTCTGCTGCTGGTGCTCCAGCTGTGAGACATCAGGACTACATCCCTGAGCCAATCAGATGGCAGGAAATGCCTCAAGAAAGTTTTATTCCAGCCCCCACCAGGAGACAGGAAGCCCCCCATCAGGACCGCTTTCCAGAACCGATCAGAGGACAGGACTATGGACCTAATGGAGGACATGTTGTCAACCACCAGGGCTACACACCTAGACCTACTGGAAGGCATGAAGTCCCTCAACAGGACTTCCCCCATATGCCCTCCAGAAGAGTGGACAAACCACATCAGGGAACCGTTCCTGAACCCGTCAGAGGACACATCGTCGGCCGTCAGGACCATGCCCCAGACCCCGGTGAAAGGTGGGATCCCCCAAATCAGGAAACCGTCTCGGAACCCAATAAAGGACGTATCGTCAGCCGTCAGGACCACGCTCCAGAACCCATCAGAGGACAGAAGACCTCTCATCAGAAACGCATTGCTGAACCCTTCAGAGGACATGTTGGTAACCGTCAGGACCTCTTTCCAGGACCCGTTAGGGGACAGCAGGTCCTTCATCAAAGTCCATTCCCAGCCCCCAACAGAAGATGGGATGCCCCACATCAGGATCCAAGAGGATATGTGATTAGCCGTGTCCCAGAACCCAACAGAGGACAGAATGTTTTTTATCAGGACCCCAGCAGAGATCCTCTGAGAGGTTCTCAACCTCCCACATCTCAACCACCAAGAGGACAGCAGAGCTTTTATCAGGTCCCTCAAAATCCAGAACACCTCAGGGGATGGGAGGTTCCTTATCAGGATCCCATTCCTGAATACCTCAGTGGACAGCAGGTCCCCCAGAATCTAGAACCTCTCAGGGGACAACGGATTCCTTATCAGGTCCCGCAGATACCAGAACGCTTCAGGGGACAGGAGATTTATTATGAAGACCCTGTCCCAGAAGCCTTCAGAGGTCAGAATGTCTATTATCAAGATCCCATTCCAGAATACCTCAGTGGACATCAGGTCCCCCAGAATCTAGAACCTCTCAGGGGACAGCAGGTCCCCCAGAATCCAGAACCTCTCAGGGGACAACGGATTCCTTATCAGATCCCTCAAAATCCAGAACGCTTCAGGGGACAGGAGATTTCTTATGAAGACCCTGTTCCAGAAGCCTTCAGAGGTCAGAATGTCTTTTATCAAGATCCCATTCCAGAATACCTCAGTGGACATCAGGTCCCCCAGAATCTAGAACCTCTTAGGGGACAGCAGGGCCCCCAGAATCTAGAACCTCTTAGGGGACAGCAGATGTCTTATGACCCCGTTCCAGAACATATCAGAGGACAGGAAATCTATTTTCCAGACTCCATTCCAGATTTACACAGAGAACAGAAGATTCCTTATCAGGATCCAATACCTGAATACTTCAGTGGTCAGCAAATCCCCCAGAATCCAGAACATCTTTTGACAGCAGGTCCCCCTGAACCTGAGAGGAATATAGAACCTCTCAGAAGACAGCAAGTCCACCAGAATCTAGAACCTCCTAATGGACAGGAGGTACCCCAGAATCCAGAACTACATAGGGTACATCAGAAGAACCCAGAACCTCTCCAGAGACAGCAG GTCCCCCAGAGTCAAGAACCTCTTAAGGGACAGCAGGTCCTCCAGAATCTAGAACCTCACAAGGGACAGCATATCTCCCAGAGTCCAGAACTATGTAAAGTACATCAGAAAAACCTAGAACCTCCTAAGGAACAGCAGGTTCCCAAGAGTCCAGAGCTGCGTAGGGAACAGAAAATCTCCTTCCTGGATCTGGTTCCTGAATCAGATCCTGGACAGCAGAGTCCTCCTCAGGACCCAGAACCCGTTGGAGGACCTGAACCCGCTCCTCAGCTCCATCAGGCTCCGGCTCGCCGCTTCAGACACAGGCAGAGCTACAGATCAGCTGTTTCTCAGGATGACgacaaagaggaggaggatgtcCAGATCAGACGTGGCTCAGCAGGAGGTCCGTGGCCCCTGAACGTCCCTCTCAGTGACGTGGCGAGGGCCATGTCTGCCTCCTCACCGTGCGTCATAGAGTCCCCggctcctccctcctcttcctcagggaATAAGGTTCCTCAGATCTACATCCAGAACTCGGACGTTGAAGTTCCGGCATCTCGATCCCACTCAGAGTCCGGGTCCAgaccagaacctggacctgTCCCTGTGGAGTCCATGAGACGCAGTCTGCCTCTAGAAGCAGAGTTCAACACCGAACGCCTCCATGACAAACGTGCTGCTCGGACCTCTGAACCAATCAGGcccaatcagaaccagaggcTGTCGTCCAGTCAGAGCGACATCTTCGACCCGCCGTCGGACGCGAGATCCTCCGTCAGCGACTGGCCTCCGTCTGGGTCCTCCAGAACCCAGACTGGTTCTGGAGCAG ATGAACCCGCGGTTTCGTCGACGTCGCTGGAGGTTCTGCAGgagtccaacagaaccatccTGGAACCTCCGGCCCGTCGCTCCATCCTGAAAATGTCGTTCCACCAGTCGATGGGGAATCTCTGCGACGACGTTTCGCCTCCCAGCAGAAAGTTGTACCTGTCCAGCGACCATCTGAATGACAGCCAGCAGTACGCGTCCAGAGGATCGTCCCTGAACCAGTCCACAG ATGAACTCTATGATGATATGAAGTCGAGCAAAACCTCCATCGACTCGCCTCATGTGAAGCTTCGCTCGGCGGCGGCTCGGCGGATGAGCAGCCGACTGAGGAACCGGATTTGCCGCAGCTTGGGAACCGACCTGGACCAGGAGGAACCCGGTGGAGGACCGGAGGACGCCAGACTGGAACGGCTGCACCGGATCTCGTCCTCGCTGAGTCTTCCCCACCACCTGTCGTCCTCGTCGCTGTCGTCCTCCACCACGCCGCCGCGATGCCCCAGCCCCATCGCCTCAGAGGGCGGGAGGAAGGAATCCAGGAAGAGCCTTCACTCTCACAACGCCAGACAG TCTGCGATTCCTCTGGAGGCCCAGGAGCACGACTGGATGGTGAAGGCAGCGGCGGGTGCCTGGCCGGACGTCTACGCTCTGTTCAGGTCCGACTCCTCGCTTCTCAACCGGCAGGATTTCATCTCCGGCTTCACGGTTCTGCACTGGATGGCAAAACATGGCGACCACCGAGTCATCAACACCCTGAG CTACGGGGTGGAGCAGAAAGGCCTGAGCTTCGATGTGAACGCCAAGTCGACGGCGGGTCAGACGCCGCTCCACATCGCCGCCATGCACGGCCACAAAAACGTCATCCGGCTGCTGGTGAAGAAGCTGGAAGCCGACGTGAAGCTGAGGGACGTGGCGGGGAAGAAGGCCTGGCAGTACCTGAGCGACCGATCCCCGGACATCCTGGAGCTGCTGGCGGCGCCGCCCAAGGCCGCGCTGACCCGCGGCGCCGAGAACGCCGATCCGGGCTTGAAGCCGCCCAAGCAGCAGCGGAACCGCCTGCGCCACCACTTCTCCTCGGCCTCCTCCGGCCAGAGGCCTCAGACGCTGGCCGGCATGGTGAAGGTCAACAGGTCGACGTCCATCGCCGCGCTGCTGAAGCCCAAACCTCTGCAGCGGTTttag
- the sowahb gene encoding uncharacterized protein sowahb isoform X4: MATDFTQDAVLVFLQRCGGSARNTELLAHFVPYLRENPDNVGNRDLFKSFVNSVATVSKVDGVSTVILRKKYRGYVSGDGSGRDSAEPGPVGASLSPAVSLAPPGDTERNPALPAAGIVVESGARLKYGENPSPEPVQVRNRVPELSEIPYQSKTEEQNRLVSAAGAPAVRHQDYIPEPIRWQEMPQESFIPAPTRRQEAPHQDRFPEPIRGQDYGPNGGHVVNHQGYTPRPTGRHEVPQQDFPHMPSRRVDKPHQGTVPEPVRGHIVGRQDHAPDPGERWDPPNQETVSEPNKGRIVSRQDHAPEPIRGQKTSHQKRIAEPFRGHVGNRQDLFPGPVRGQQVLHQSPFPAPNRRWDAPHQDPRGYVISRVPEPNRGQNVFYQDPSRDPLRGSQPPTSQPPRGQQSFYQVPQNPEHLRGWEVPYQDPIPEYLSGQQVPQNLEPLRGQRIPYQVPQIPERFRGQEIYYEDPVPEAFRGQNVYYQDPIPEYLSGHQVPQNLEPLRGQQVPQNPEPLRGQRIPYQIPQNPERFRGQEISYEDPVPEAFRGQNVFYQDPIPEYLSGHQVPQNLEPLRGQQGPQNLEPLRGQQMSYDPVPEHIRGQEIYFPDSIPDLHREQKIPYQDPIPEYFSGQQIPQNPEHLLTAGPPEPERNIEPLRRQQVHQNLEPPNGQEVPQNPELHRVHQKNPEPLQRQQVLQNLEPHKGQHISQSPELCKVHQKNLEPPKEQQVPKSPELRREQKISFLDLVPESDPGQQSPPQDPEPVGGPEPAPQLHQAPARRFRHRQSYRSAVSQDDDKEEEDVQIRRGSAGGPWPLNVPLSDVARAMSASSPCVIESPAPPSSSSGNKVPQIYIQNSDVEVPASRSHSESGSRPEPGPVPVESMRRSLPLEAEFNTERLHDKRAARTSEPIRPNQNQRLSSSQSDIFDPPSDARSSVSDWPPSGSSRTQTGSGADEPAVSSTSLEVLQESNRTILEPPARRSILKMSFHQSMGNLCDDVSPPSRKLYLSSDHLNDSQQYASRGSSLNQSTDELYDDMKSSKTSIDSPHVKLRSAAARRMSSRLRNRICRSLGTDLDQEEPGGGPEDARLERLHRISSSLSLPHHLSSSSLSSSTTPPRCPSPIASEGGRKESRKSLHSHNARQSAIPLEAQEHDWMVKAAAGAWPDVYALFRSDSSLLNRQDFISGFTVLHWMAKHGDHRVINTLSYGVEQKGLSFDVNAKSTAGQTPLHIAAMHGHKNVIRLLVKKLEADVKLRDVAGKKAWQYLSDRSPDILELLAAPPKAALTRGAENADPGLKPPKQQRNRLRHHFSSASSGQRPQTLAGMVKVNRSTSIAALLKPKPLQRF, from the exons ATGGCCACAGACTTCACTCAGGACGCGGTTCTGGTTTTCCTGCAGCGCTGCGGCGGCTCGGCGAGAAACACCGAACTGTTGGCCCACTTCGTGCCCTACCTGCGGGAAAATCCGGACAACGTCGGGAACCGAGATCTCTTCAAGAGTTTTGTCAACTCCGTGGCAACCGTGTCGAAGGTCGACGGGGTGTCTACCGTGATCCTCAGGAAGAAGTACAGAGGATATGTTTCTGGTGACGGTTCGGGCAGAGACTCCGCCGAACCGGGTCCGGTCGGAGCCAGCTTGTCGCCGGCGGTAAGCCTCGCCCCTCCGGGAGACACCGAGAGGAATCCCGCCCTGCCTGCGGCTGGGATCGTGGTGGAGAGCGGCGCCAGGCTGAAATACGGAGAAAACCCGAGTCCAGAACCCGTCCAGGTACGAAACCGGGTCCCAGAACTTTCAGAGATTCCTTATCAGAGCAAAACAGAGGAACAGAACAGGCTGGTTTCTGCTGCTGGTGCTCCAGCTGTGAGACATCAGGACTACATCCCTGAGCCAATCAGATGGCAGGAAATGCCTCAAGAAAGTTTTATTCCAGCCCCCACCAGGAGACAGGAAGCCCCCCATCAGGACCGCTTTCCAGAACCGATCAGAGGACAGGACTATGGACCTAATGGAGGACATGTTGTCAACCACCAGGGCTACACACCTAGACCTACTGGAAGGCATGAAGTCCCTCAACAGGACTTCCCCCATATGCCCTCCAGAAGAGTGGACAAACCACATCAGGGAACCGTTCCTGAACCCGTCAGAGGACACATCGTCGGCCGTCAGGACCATGCCCCAGACCCCGGTGAAAGGTGGGATCCCCCAAATCAGGAAACCGTCTCGGAACCCAATAAAGGACGTATCGTCAGCCGTCAGGACCACGCTCCAGAACCCATCAGAGGACAGAAGACCTCTCATCAGAAACGCATTGCTGAACCCTTCAGAGGACATGTTGGTAACCGTCAGGACCTCTTTCCAGGACCCGTTAGGGGACAGCAGGTCCTTCATCAAAGTCCATTCCCAGCCCCCAACAGAAGATGGGATGCCCCACATCAGGATCCAAGAGGATATGTGATTAGCCGTGTCCCAGAACCCAACAGAGGACAGAATGTTTTTTATCAGGACCCCAGCAGAGATCCTCTGAGAGGTTCTCAACCTCCCACATCTCAACCACCAAGAGGACAGCAGAGCTTTTATCAGGTCCCTCAAAATCCAGAACACCTCAGGGGATGGGAGGTTCCTTATCAGGATCCCATTCCTGAATACCTCAGTGGACAGCAGGTCCCCCAGAATCTAGAACCTCTCAGGGGACAACGGATTCCTTATCAGGTCCCGCAGATACCAGAACGCTTCAGGGGACAGGAGATTTATTATGAAGACCCTGTCCCAGAAGCCTTCAGAGGTCAGAATGTCTATTATCAAGATCCCATTCCAGAATACCTCAGTGGACATCAGGTCCCCCAGAATCTAGAACCTCTCAGGGGACAGCAGGTCCCCCAGAATCCAGAACCTCTCAGGGGACAACGGATTCCTTATCAGATCCCTCAAAATCCAGAACGCTTCAGGGGACAGGAGATTTCTTATGAAGACCCTGTTCCAGAAGCCTTCAGAGGTCAGAATGTCTTTTATCAAGATCCCATTCCAGAATACCTCAGTGGACATCAGGTCCCCCAGAATCTAGAACCTCTTAGGGGACAGCAGGGCCCCCAGAATCTAGAACCTCTTAGGGGACAGCAGATGTCTTATGACCCCGTTCCAGAACATATCAGAGGACAGGAAATCTATTTTCCAGACTCCATTCCAGATTTACACAGAGAACAGAAGATTCCTTATCAGGATCCAATACCTGAATACTTCAGTGGTCAGCAAATCCCCCAGAATCCAGAACATCTTTTGACAGCAGGTCCCCCTGAACCTGAGAGGAATATAGAACCTCTCAGAAGACAGCAAGTCCACCAGAATCTAGAACCTCCTAATGGACAGGAGGTACCCCAGAATCCAGAACTACATAGGGTACATCAGAAGAACCCAGAACCTCTCCAGAGACAGCAG GTCCTCCAGAATCTAGAACCTCACAAGGGACAGCATATCTCCCAGAGTCCAGAACTATGTAAAGTACATCAGAAAAACCTAGAACCTCCTAAGGAACAGCAGGTTCCCAAGAGTCCAGAGCTGCGTAGGGAACAGAAAATCTCCTTCCTGGATCTGGTTCCTGAATCAGATCCTGGACAGCAGAGTCCTCCTCAGGACCCAGAACCCGTTGGAGGACCTGAACCCGCTCCTCAGCTCCATCAGGCTCCGGCTCGCCGCTTCAGACACAGGCAGAGCTACAGATCAGCTGTTTCTCAGGATGACgacaaagaggaggaggatgtcCAGATCAGACGTGGCTCAGCAGGAGGTCCGTGGCCCCTGAACGTCCCTCTCAGTGACGTGGCGAGGGCCATGTCTGCCTCCTCACCGTGCGTCATAGAGTCCCCggctcctccctcctcttcctcagggaATAAGGTTCCTCAGATCTACATCCAGAACTCGGACGTTGAAGTTCCGGCATCTCGATCCCACTCAGAGTCCGGGTCCAgaccagaacctggacctgTCCCTGTGGAGTCCATGAGACGCAGTCTGCCTCTAGAAGCAGAGTTCAACACCGAACGCCTCCATGACAAACGTGCTGCTCGGACCTCTGAACCAATCAGGcccaatcagaaccagaggcTGTCGTCCAGTCAGAGCGACATCTTCGACCCGCCGTCGGACGCGAGATCCTCCGTCAGCGACTGGCCTCCGTCTGGGTCCTCCAGAACCCAGACTGGTTCTGGAGCAG ATGAACCCGCGGTTTCGTCGACGTCGCTGGAGGTTCTGCAGgagtccaacagaaccatccTGGAACCTCCGGCCCGTCGCTCCATCCTGAAAATGTCGTTCCACCAGTCGATGGGGAATCTCTGCGACGACGTTTCGCCTCCCAGCAGAAAGTTGTACCTGTCCAGCGACCATCTGAATGACAGCCAGCAGTACGCGTCCAGAGGATCGTCCCTGAACCAGTCCACAG ATGAACTCTATGATGATATGAAGTCGAGCAAAACCTCCATCGACTCGCCTCATGTGAAGCTTCGCTCGGCGGCGGCTCGGCGGATGAGCAGCCGACTGAGGAACCGGATTTGCCGCAGCTTGGGAACCGACCTGGACCAGGAGGAACCCGGTGGAGGACCGGAGGACGCCAGACTGGAACGGCTGCACCGGATCTCGTCCTCGCTGAGTCTTCCCCACCACCTGTCGTCCTCGTCGCTGTCGTCCTCCACCACGCCGCCGCGATGCCCCAGCCCCATCGCCTCAGAGGGCGGGAGGAAGGAATCCAGGAAGAGCCTTCACTCTCACAACGCCAGACAG TCTGCGATTCCTCTGGAGGCCCAGGAGCACGACTGGATGGTGAAGGCAGCGGCGGGTGCCTGGCCGGACGTCTACGCTCTGTTCAGGTCCGACTCCTCGCTTCTCAACCGGCAGGATTTCATCTCCGGCTTCACGGTTCTGCACTGGATGGCAAAACATGGCGACCACCGAGTCATCAACACCCTGAG CTACGGGGTGGAGCAGAAAGGCCTGAGCTTCGATGTGAACGCCAAGTCGACGGCGGGTCAGACGCCGCTCCACATCGCCGCCATGCACGGCCACAAAAACGTCATCCGGCTGCTGGTGAAGAAGCTGGAAGCCGACGTGAAGCTGAGGGACGTGGCGGGGAAGAAGGCCTGGCAGTACCTGAGCGACCGATCCCCGGACATCCTGGAGCTGCTGGCGGCGCCGCCCAAGGCCGCGCTGACCCGCGGCGCCGAGAACGCCGATCCGGGCTTGAAGCCGCCCAAGCAGCAGCGGAACCGCCTGCGCCACCACTTCTCCTCGGCCTCCTCCGGCCAGAGGCCTCAGACGCTGGCCGGCATGGTGAAGGTCAACAGGTCGACGTCCATCGCCGCGCTGCTGAAGCCCAAACCTCTGCAGCGGTTttag